The window GAAGAACTCGTAACGGGCGCATTCCGCTTCGAGCCAGACCGAGTCGATCCCCAGCAGCAGGTTCTTGATGGAGTTCCGGGAGGCATCGTGCGGGTCGACGATGGCGAGGCGATAAACGTTGTTCATCTCACAAGTTCCTTTGGCCGCACTTTTGATTCGCAAGACGAGTGCCGGAATCAGACCGGCGTGATGGTCTCAGCGTGGTGGTCTACTTGTCGGCCTGTTTCTCCGCGGCAGCCTTCTGGTTGGAGTCCGACTTGGGCTCGATCAGTCCCGGCAGGCTGCGGCTGTCAAAAATCGAGGATCGTGTTTTGGCTTCGGGCTTCTTCGCTTCCGGTTTGGTAGCGTCGATCGGGGTCTGCACGCTGGCTGAGGCCTGAGTGACAGGTTTCTCACGGGCTGGTTTGAACTCATTGGATTCGACCGGGGGATGGAATGGATTCACAATCGTCGTGCGGCTGCCCGGCGTGACCACTTTCTCGCCGCTGGCCTGTTGAATCTTCCCTCGGCTGGCCGGCTTGTTGGCCGAGACTGCAGGGGTCGGTTCCATGGCCGGAGGGGCGGGGCCCATGCCTGGCGGAATTGGTCCCATACTGGGAGGAGCGATCAGCTCCGTGGACGGCGGGCAGTTGCCGCCCGGGCATTGCGGACCATAGTTGGGCACTTCCAGATTGCCGTCGAGGTAGAGTTCGCGGTCGGTCGGAATGGTGCTGCTCAGACCAGGCCCGCCGGCCGGCACCTGACAGGGCGCCATCGGCGAAACCATTTGCGGCGTCACCAGAATCACGAGTTCCGTTTCCCCGACGTTAAAGCTCTTACGGCTGAAGGCGGCTCCGATCCACGGCAGTTCGCCCAGGAACGGAATCTTTTGCGTCGTGCCCTGTTCACGGGTGGAGATCAAGCCCCCGATCATCAGCGTTTCACCGAATCGCATTTCGACCTGGGTATTGACGCTGCGGCTGGTGATACCAGGCACCACGAGTCCGTTGATCGTCACCGAGTTACTGAAATCGCGTTCGCTCACTTCCGGAGCCAGGTCCAGCCGCAGGCGGCCTTCTCCCAGCACGATCGGCACCGCTTCGAGCCGCACGCCGAATTCGCGCCACTGAATGCTCAGGTTCCCGAACGACTGTGGCACCAGCACGGGGAATTCACCGCCCGAGTGGACGGTGGCTGGTCGGCCGCTGGTGGTGACCAGAATCGGCTCGGCCAGAATTTTGGCGAGTGACTCAGACTGGAGGGCATGCAGAAAGCCCTGGAAGATGTTGTTGTTACCGGTAATCGCAAACTGCATTTCCGAGTTCGCGAGAGCCGTTTGTGCAATGTTCACGGCTGGCGGACCACCGAACGGCAATGTCGCCCCGGCGACTGGCGCCAGGGAACCAATCGAGTTCGCAACGTAATACTGCTGGCCGGTCATGAGGAAGTTGAAGCCGAGTTCCCGCAGCTTGCTGCGCTGAACTTCGATCACCTTCACATGCAGCTGCACCTGGCTGGGCCCGGCGACCGTCAACTGCGGATGCACGATTTCATAAAACTGTTCGGCGATCGACATGATTTCGGGAATCTGCGAGGGTTCCGTGACCCAGCCTCGAAGCACGACGCCGTCACGGATGCCGACCACTTCAATGGCGGAACCGGGAAACAGGCGGTCGAGATAGGCTTTCAATTCCCGCGTATCAGGCTCGACGAACACCTCGATGGTGTGCATGTTGTCGAATTCGTCGATCAGCTTCAGGCTGGTGACGCCGGCTGCTTCAGCATGGATGCGAATCCGATGCGGCGAAAGTGCTTTCACCGAGATCTTGTCCTGATCGAAGCCATCGACGACTTTGATGCGATTGGCTAGTTCCAGTACGCGTGAGTCGAGAACCCGCAGGTTGATTTTGCTGAAGGGGGCGGTGACCTGAAAAACCGTTTCACCGGGCTGAACCTGATTCGCGGCGGCAGCGGCCGGATTTGGACTGGCAGTGGGAGCGGGGGCCGCGAACGAATTGGATGCGTCGGGTGGCGCCGCAGGAATGGGGGATGCGGAAATCGGCGCCGGCGAGGGGGGCGGGAGCGGCGGCTGTGCCTGCAGCGAGGTGTGCCACGGCAACGCGACAGCCAGCATCAGGCCGCCGAGAAGCTGAGAAACACCATATTCAGAAACGTTGCGCATCCTTGCACCTTTTAACCCCGGCCAAACCGGCGAGGCCACTTCGGAAAGAAGTGACCTCGCCCAGTCCGGCAATGAATCTGCTCAACGTCCGGTGCGGGCGTTGAAACGTCCGCGGAATCCATTCTCTCCGGTCCACGGCAACCAGGTTGCCGTCAATTCGTCGCTGAGACGTCGCTCTGTCGAGCCTTACAGAGCGCCGTCCAAGTTCTCTAATGTCTGTTCCATGCCATCGGGCGAACGCAACTTATGGGGAACGCCCTGCTCAAGGATCAGTTGATCCGGCGTTTTTGCGACTTCACCAGTCGTTCCTGTCGCGCCTGTCGCGGGACCTTGTATTCCGTTGACCGAACTGGGCGAGTTCAACGTTTGTGCAATCGGATTGCCGTTCAGTTCGAACTGATGCGGGACAATTTCGTTGCCGTGGTAAACCTGGACCGTCCACATTGGCTGAGCCGGTACTGCGGCGACCGGACTCGGCTGGGCCGAAGTCTGATCGAGGAATTGCTGTGCCGACTGCGGTTCGGGTTCTTCTTCAACAAAA is drawn from Planctomicrobium piriforme and contains these coding sequences:
- a CDS encoding type II and III secretion system protein family protein; amino-acid sequence: MRNVSEYGVSQLLGGLMLAVALPWHTSLQAQPPLPPPSPAPISASPIPAAPPDASNSFAAPAPTASPNPAAAAANQVQPGETVFQVTAPFSKINLRVLDSRVLELANRIKVVDGFDQDKISVKALSPHRIRIHAEAAGVTSLKLIDEFDNMHTIEVFVEPDTRELKAYLDRLFPGSAIEVVGIRDGVVLRGWVTEPSQIPEIMSIAEQFYEIVHPQLTVAGPSQVQLHVKVIEVQRSKLRELGFNFLMTGQQYYVANSIGSLAPVAGATLPFGGPPAVNIAQTALANSEMQFAITGNNNIFQGFLHALQSESLAKILAEPILVTTSGRPATVHSGGEFPVLVPQSFGNLSIQWREFGVRLEAVPIVLGEGRLRLDLAPEVSERDFSNSVTINGLVVPGITSRSVNTQVEMRFGETLMIGGLISTREQGTTQKIPFLGELPWIGAAFSRKSFNVGETELVILVTPQMVSPMAPCQVPAGGPGLSSTIPTDRELYLDGNLEVPNYGPQCPGGNCPPSTELIAPPSMGPIPPGMGPAPPAMEPTPAVSANKPASRGKIQQASGEKVVTPGSRTTIVNPFHPPVESNEFKPAREKPVTQASASVQTPIDATKPEAKKPEAKTRSSIFDSRSLPGLIEPKSDSNQKAAAEKQADK